A region from the Musa acuminata AAA Group cultivar baxijiao chromosome BXJ1-10, Cavendish_Baxijiao_AAA, whole genome shotgun sequence genome encodes:
- the LOC103999873 gene encoding sm-like protein LSM7: MSSRKETVLDLAKFIDKGVQVKLTGGRQVTGTLKGYDQLLNLVLDEATEFLRDPDDPLKTTDQTRHLGLIICRGTAVMLVSPTDGTDEIANPFVQPDGA, encoded by the exons ATG TCAAGCAGGAAGGAAACAGTTTTGGATTTGGCAAAGTTCATCGACAAGGGTGTCCAGGTCAAGCTAACCGGGGGAAGACAAG TGACAGGAACTTTAAAAGGTTATGATCAGCTGCTAAACTTGGTGCTTGATGAAGCGACAGAGTTTCTGAGAG ATCCTGATGATCCATTGAAGACTACTGATCAAACCAGGCATCTTGGCCTAATA ATATGCAGAGGAACAGCAGTAATGCTGGTGTCACCGACAGATGGTACAGATGAAATTGCTAACCCGTTTGTCCAGCCAGATGGAGCCTAA